From Phragmites australis chromosome 5, lpPhrAust1.1, whole genome shotgun sequence, a single genomic window includes:
- the LOC133918479 gene encoding zinc finger protein HD1-like, which translates to MMEVGVGSYWGVGGRRCGVCEGSPAAVHCRTCVGGVYLCAGCDAGHARAGHERVWVCEVCERAPAAVTCRADAAALCAACDADIHDANPLARRHERVPVQPIGSAPAAAADAAGMLNAVGAGNGKVDAKLDFLLADVMGPFLGPELARFPHTDSVVPNDGTSGGAVELDFGGAAAAVTAKPFYSSYTAASFGNSGSSSEAGLVPDAICGRGGSVTGGVIELDFAQSKAAYLPYAVTPTHSVSSVDAGAVPERSDGVMAGRLPTPATAESREARLMRYREKRKNRRFEKTIRYASRKAYAETRPRVKGRFAKRTDDAEAEDADIFNAAAARPPPQPYPYVLDFGGYGVVPTF; encoded by the exons ATGATGGAGGTAGGGGTGGGGAGTTACTGGGGGGTGGGGGGACGGCGGTGCGGGGTGTGCGAGGGATCGCCGGCGGCGGTGCACTGCCGGACGTGTGTGGGCGGGGTGTACCTGTGCGCGGGGTGCGACGCGGGCCACGCGCGGGCGGGGCACGAGAGGGTGTGGGTCTGCGAGGTGTGCGAGCGCGCGCCGGCCGCGGTCACCTGCCGGGCCGACGCGGCCGCGCTCTGCGCCGCCTGCGACGCCGACATCCACGACGCCAATCCGCTGGCCCGGCGCCACGAGCGGGTGCCTGTGCAGCCCATCGGGTCCGCGCCTGCCGCTGCGGCGGACGCGGCCGGGATGCTTAACGCGGTCGGCGCCGGCAACGGCAAGGTCGACGCGAAGCTCGACTTCCTGTTGGCGGACGTCATGGGCCCTTTCCTCGGCCCCGAGCTCGCGCGCTTCCCGCACACGGACAGCGTTGTGCCCAACGACGGAACGAGCGGCGGCGCAGTGGAGCTGGATTTCGGTGGCGCAGCCGCAGCCGTCACCGCCAAGCCGTTCTACAGCTCGTACACCGCGGCGTCGTTCGGCAACAGC GGCTCCTCGTCGGAGGCCGGTCTGGTGCCGGACGCGATTTGCGGCCGCGGCGGGAGCGTGACCGGCGGCGTCATCGAGCTCGACTTCGCGCAGTCCAAGGCGGCCTACCTGCCGTACGCAGTAACTCCTACCCACAGC GTGTCGTCTGTGGATGCGGGGGCAGTGCCGGAGCGCAGCGACGGCGTCATGGCCGGCAGACTCCCCACGCCGGCGACCGCGGAAAGCAGGGAGGCGCGGCTCATGCGGTACCGCGAGAAGCGGAAGAACCGGCGGTTCGAGAAGACGATCCGGTACGCGTCCCGGAAGGCCTACGCCGAGACGCGGCCGCGCGTCAAGGGCCGCTTCGCCAAGCGCACCGACGACGCCGAAGCCGAAGATGCCGACATCTTtaacgccgccgccgcacgcccgccgccgcagccctACCCCTACGTGCTCGACTTCGGCGGCTACGGCGTCGTGCCCACCTTCTGA